A segment of the Crassostrea angulata isolate pt1a10 chromosome 10, ASM2561291v2, whole genome shotgun sequence genome:
CGACATTTTAATCGGATCGTCAGTTACATCAcgtgtgtttaaaaaaaaacacgatgaattaaattgatttgaattttgattaatatatcAATTGATTATTATATATGAGTTGCGTCAAGCGAAAAGGGACCTTCGTgacaaaattttggaaaatggaTTTTTGCTGGTTTATTAATAAGCAAGTCTTTCTGAGTATTTTGATGCCAAATGTTTAATCAAATACTCAATTTAAGACTAGataaaatgcatttgaaatgCACTAACTAATGCAAGATAACGTCATAAAAACGTTGCAAAACGTCATAGAATATCAATGTCATTAGAACGtcatcaaaaataaaacaacggCATTTCTTGTCCTGAAGGAATATATTTCACTAAACTAATTGacattttcaaatgtttaaaatgttcaaataaaacaaaattcaaacgtgtTGGAAAACGATAATAAATACACTTtcaatgtaataaaatgatTCCTAACAATacattatgttttcatttaaaaccgTTCATTttatcatcatcttcatcactCTTCAGCCTCTGGACAGGTAGTGTCCTTAAAAGGATCTCGTACGAAAGGGCGAACAACACGGAACAGGTAACGTTGCCTCTCTGAGGTCATCCCGCCGGGAGGTAGAATGTCGGGCATCACTGACCCTGTTGTTTTGTCTTCCGGACTGATACTGGATTTCAGAAGCGTGATTTCTCGTTCACTGTCATCGGCGTGACTTTTGACGAACAGTTttcctgtataaaaaagaataaatttatttcagtacatgtacctttcacAGTTAATATACggacattatacatgtatatttttttttacaatttacttGACTGTattgatattgattaaaaagaaatatatataaacttcaAGATACATAAATAGTCTGTCGATCAGATGGAAttaccgtatatcaggttttttccgcgATTTAGAACCTAGaacggtatataaaatttacgcaaatcaaattttcactatttcaaagtcatagtgaaaatataattcaagatTGTTTAACCCTGTGAAGTAAGAGGATAAAAGTATCTAAATTGCCGctctttataataaaaaattcggACAAACCATTTACACCATTtccttaatgttaaataattaccGATAATTATGTTCAGAGACGCAAACagtcatagataaatagatcATTTACTGTTACATATTCCAGTAGCTCAGGTATAATTAGACATTGGTTTACGCAAGAAAAGCGACCGTTTTAATTAGCTTGTCAatggattattaaataaactatgAGGCTTACTTACCTATTATCTTGCGCTTGTTTCCGATCCTGCAATTTCTACTCTAAACTTACTGAACACAGTTCATTGTATTTTTACATACCTGTTTACTTCATAAGGAAATAGAGAACTATATCATAAGAACAacactttgtatcaaatttacgctgatatattttccgcgattcggaaatcgtcgcgaacaaagcggaaattggatacacgcggaaaaaaccctgatatacggtatatgttttacatacatgtaactaaataCATACCCGGTGATAATAATGAAAATCTAAAATGTCGCATTTTCCGGATGCCTTTCACGTTTGTGAAGAACGTGCTGGTAAACGACTTCCAATCATACCACTCCCAGCTGTGTTCTCCAGCGTCGTTGATGTAGGTAACGGGAGAGTTTGATCTGGCGCTTTTCCTAACCACCTCAACAAGACCGGAAAGGCTATCTACATCCGTCCTGTGGTACAGCTGCTTTATGTTAGCAAATCCGGCATCAACAAGACATCGGCCATGGTATGGAACCTGCATTGACAGCTGAATATCGTGATGCAAGCCCATGAGAGTTCGCCACATCAGATATCCCAGAAcatatctgtttttgttttctcctaaaaataaaaaatattaatgtttgcTACAAATAGACAAATAATAGTTCGTGTCATTCTGTTTATTGTTGGTGCGTGCTTTACCTGCACAATTGTCACAGTGTATCACACATGACTTTTCTCCGGAACCGTAGGTTGTAAGGCAGTGGTGAAGCATGGAGACAACACCATTGGCACCTTTGATCCCTGCACCATTTTCCCCGATGCCTTGGTCCTCATCAATCAGATAATTGATTTGATGGTGCTGTCCTTCAATTGCAACGCCAAACAACTGAACTTTTCGGGGAGTCAGGAAATACAGTGGTCCTTCTTGGCGTGCGTGATGAGGGATGGAGAGAGCCTGGGAAAAGTCAAAAGTGTAGTGAACTTCCATAAGGTCGGTTGAACAAGGGGGAATTACTCCAGCAGGCCTGTGATGTAGCTCCGTTTCTTTTCTCGCATTCTTTACTGCATTGTTATACACCTACAATggataaaattaataatgtcaAACAATAACATAGACAAATTACAGAGAAATACATAAACATTAttgatatattatcaaaatgtttaactACCTGACGCTCTTTCTCCACCATTAACAAATGCTCAGTGAAAGCCTGCAGATGCTCCTGTTTTTCCTGTTGTCCAGCAGCTGTAGATATGTTGGCCCGATGATTCTCACATTTTGGACAGATGTCGGACCGTGGAGTCATATACTTGATATTGGGACAGCAGTCTCTCCACAGAAGCTTAAATGTTGTAAGACCAACGTGTCGTTTGTTTGCATCAGTACATGATGTGACGTAGGTTGAATGCAGAGATGACTTGTTACCAGATGACGGCAGAAAGATGTGAGGATGTCCTTGGTTTTTCACATTGGGCTGAGGGAGTCCAAACTCTTCAGCGTAATTCTGGATAAAGTCTATTGCATTTTTCAGGTCATCAAAGCAGAAAGCATTGCTAGGGCGTCTATTCTTGTTTTTGTGCGTTCTTGGTATGCACCCATTTTCGTTCATGTGGGACACAATATTCTTCACATATTTTGAACCAACACCATATGCAAAAAGAAAAGACCCCCTGCAAATTTCCTTATTCCTAAAAAAGTATGTGTatcttttcctttttctttccTTTCCTCTCTGTGTACAGGTATTCGTATTGCACGAAAGTTTCCCCATGATAAACATGTCTCTTTCCTCTCTTGAAAGTTCTCTTAATGCCAAGATCGAGTTCTGGATATCATCTAATGGGACACTGTCTAAGCAATTTTTTCCACATGGAACAAGATGTCAAAACCTTTTCTTTCAAACTCTGTATATCACTGTTTCCATTACATGATACGTTGTCGTCGTCTTCACTTTCAATCTCTTCGCTATAGTCATCGCCATTACTTCGAGTAAACAGGTCTATTCGTTCTCTTAAAACATCATCATGAACGCGGTTACTGTGTATTAACTCGTCCCTATCCGAAGCGCTATCACTTTCTTCATCAGACGGTGCACTTGTCACTTGTCTATGACGAGGGAGGAACTCATCAATCAAGTTGTCTAAAGcctgttgattttaaaaagtttaatttgtttagttcgtgtattgaaaaattaaattaggaTAGGACCCTTTACATAATTCATCGGATTGCCATTAATCAACtgacagcccccccccccccttttttttttttttatatattctttgtatcaaaaaaaataatatcttcaTAAGAATGAAAGTAAAGCAGTTAACTGATAACGGCATTAATAAGCAGAAAATAGTTGCAAAAGGGAAGTTAATATCTTCCATTGTTAAAATTTTCACTATGCATCACGCTACAACAAGGGCTCGATCCCGGTACCTCTGACATTAGAGGTAAGACTCATACCCCTACGCTATGGGGTCTTGGATGTGAGAGGAGTAAATATTGTACACATCTATCgaaatgaatatttcatgatCGTTGTCATGACAAACTATTCCGCTATCAAATATATTTGGTTTAGCAGGaagagaaaataaatatttcataccaAAACATTGC
Coding sequences within it:
- the LOC128168241 gene encoding uncharacterized protein LOC128168241, with translation MFIMGKLSCNTNTCTQRGKERKRKRYTYFFRNKEICRGSFLFAYGVGSKYVKNIVSHMNENGCIPRTHKNKNRRPSNAFCFDDLKNAIDFIQNYAEEFGLPQPNVKNQGHPHIFLPSSGNKSSLHSTYVTSCTDANKRHVGLTTFKLLWRDCCPNIKYMTPRSDICPKCENHRANISTAAGQQEKQEHLQAFTEHLLMVEKERQVYNNAVKNARKETELHHRPAGVIPPCSTDLMEVHYTFDFSQALSIPHHARQEGPLYFLTPRKVQLFGVAIEGQHHQINYLIDEDQGIGENGAGIKGANGVVSMLHHCLTTYGSGEKSCVIHCDNCAGENKNRYVLGYLMWRTLMGLHHDIQLSMQVPYHGRCLVDAGFANIKQLYHRTDVDSLSGLVEVVRKSARSNSPVTYINDAGEHSWEWYDWKSFTSTFFTNVKGIRKMRHFRFSLLSPGKLFVKSHADDSEREITLLKSSISPEDKTTGSVMPDILPPGGMTSERQRYLFRVVRPFVRDPFKDTTCPEAEE